The following are from one region of the Rosistilla carotiformis genome:
- a CDS encoding AAA family ATPase has product MAAAKLKIDPSMPNPFLGSIVPDAWRGASADVPEIHADVFSKCLDAVRIVRNEQRSASVLIHGEQGSGKTHLLARLHEHLTDTKKKYPDVEDDWQIFVYLRMRTASGRIWRKIRSELVTDLMRPMPDGLTQLDHVLAKQLAKPLDGSADLALWWNHFRQARIEELVDHWYELAGQISLRDDFAHVIEWFIRQQHRRHVRAYLGGGLVNEAGFRALFGNVDPSHYAPDNEDDAFEAVKSLCQIAGSEIPIVFCFDQIEAIEVEDPTRRPVWYLARAIADLTDETTVAVISCVLANFADNEVRGQDRPRMTTAGQTALQKLDASQMRQIIRSRVAALSVTAKAAGNDPQWPFGDEEALFAQRLTPRELLHQAAIRFDELASKKPSPPAPVGPEAALAEVFDQRIEQALRTQTPEATNELIAATLPNLLRIVDAGWTAEYPTGPHNAQNDIEMVLVGPEEEARVGVALCNQPNMTSLAAQLRRLIQNREAFGLHKLVLIRDGRLPISPGAQTTRDRLDQLTKEEGVLLRPTREIMAVLDAVRSLIADATCGDLTVAGDAVGASTVRQWLSNHLDSVVREWIDEFRTPQRPGWIDDDPTPDDNDIDAVLECLASAPITSVDAIAASTGIDQERVKELAGLAADRIGVIHGDAAVVFRVDDPVASDNEIDSPQHSDNS; this is encoded by the coding sequence ATGGCTGCCGCAAAATTGAAAATCGATCCGTCGATGCCCAATCCGTTTCTTGGAAGCATCGTTCCCGATGCTTGGCGTGGGGCATCGGCCGATGTGCCGGAGATTCATGCCGACGTCTTTTCCAAATGTCTCGACGCCGTGCGGATCGTGCGCAACGAACAGCGAAGCGCGTCGGTCCTGATTCATGGCGAACAGGGCAGCGGAAAGACCCATCTGCTGGCCCGCTTGCACGAACACCTCACCGATACGAAGAAAAAGTATCCCGACGTCGAAGATGACTGGCAGATCTTCGTCTATTTGAGGATGCGAACCGCTTCGGGGCGGATCTGGCGTAAGATCCGTTCCGAATTGGTGACCGATCTGATGCGCCCGATGCCCGACGGGCTCACGCAACTAGACCATGTGCTCGCGAAACAACTGGCCAAACCGCTTGATGGCAGCGCGGACCTCGCACTGTGGTGGAATCACTTTCGCCAAGCGCGGATCGAAGAACTTGTCGATCACTGGTACGAACTCGCGGGTCAGATCAGTCTTCGCGACGACTTTGCTCATGTGATCGAATGGTTTATTCGGCAACAACATCGACGTCATGTCCGCGCGTACCTCGGCGGCGGGCTGGTCAACGAAGCGGGTTTCCGGGCATTGTTTGGCAACGTCGATCCAAGTCATTACGCTCCCGACAACGAAGACGATGCGTTTGAAGCGGTGAAATCGCTTTGCCAGATCGCCGGCTCCGAGATTCCGATCGTCTTCTGTTTCGATCAAATCGAAGCGATCGAGGTCGAGGATCCAACGCGTCGGCCCGTCTGGTACCTCGCCCGCGCGATCGCTGACCTCACCGATGAAACCACCGTGGCGGTGATCTCGTGCGTGTTGGCCAACTTCGCCGACAACGAGGTGCGTGGGCAAGACCGTCCGCGGATGACCACTGCCGGCCAGACGGCGCTGCAGAAACTGGATGCGTCCCAGATGCGGCAGATCATCCGTTCCCGAGTTGCCGCTCTGTCGGTGACAGCCAAGGCCGCCGGAAACGATCCGCAATGGCCGTTCGGTGACGAGGAAGCCTTGTTCGCACAGCGTTTAACGCCGCGTGAACTGCTGCACCAAGCAGCGATTCGCTTCGATGAACTGGCCTCCAAAAAGCCAAGCCCCCCAGCGCCGGTTGGCCCCGAAGCCGCCTTGGCCGAAGTCTTCGACCAACGGATCGAGCAAGCGCTCCGCACCCAGACGCCCGAAGCGACCAACGAATTGATCGCGGCAACGCTTCCCAATCTCCTCCGGATCGTTGATGCGGGGTGGACCGCCGAGTATCCGACGGGGCCACACAATGCGCAGAACGATATCGAAATGGTACTGGTCGGCCCCGAAGAGGAAGCACGGGTCGGCGTGGCGCTCTGCAATCAGCCGAACATGACGAGCTTGGCGGCCCAATTGCGGCGTTTGATTCAAAATCGCGAGGCGTTTGGATTGCACAAACTGGTGCTGATTCGCGACGGACGATTGCCGATCTCCCCGGGTGCCCAAACCACCCGTGATCGTTTGGATCAATTGACCAAAGAGGAAGGCGTGCTGCTGCGTCCGACGCGTGAGATTATGGCGGTGCTCGATGCCGTCCGTTCTTTGATCGCCGACGCAACCTGTGGAGATCTCACGGTCGCAGGGGATGCGGTGGGAGCGTCGACGGTCCGGCAGTGGTTGTCCAATCACCTCGATTCTGTCGTCCGTGAATGGATCGATGAATTCCGCACTCCGCAGCGTCCCGGCTGGATCGACGACGATCCGACGCCCGACGACAACGATATCGACGCGGTCCTCGAATGCCTTGCATCCGCCCCGATCACATCGGTCGATGCCATCGCAGCCTCCACCGGCATCGACCAGGAACGCGTGAAAGAACTCGCCGGCCTCGCAGCAGACCGGATTGGAGTGATTCACGGAGACGCGGCGGTCGTCTTTCGAGTGGATGACCCCGTGGCATCGGATAACGAAATCGATTCACCCCAACACAGCGATAACTCTTGA
- a CDS encoding cytochrome c — translation MKALKIVCLLGLIVAPVFAKERRAAPPRFGADSFRGVFFEDLSESVAASRPSVQALRGIMPRAAGPAAGEPQESEDAGGGWGKLASAQSIEDEIKRQKLKFDADVSQPGAFKSGGYVNARTELSILATLFGVVTLYEGDIRWKEQAEAARNLLARTAGNCNSGSIQVFNECKTRKQDLDDLLGGGSLSGPPAKAESDWPMIADRSVLMGYLETLSKEELPNLTNDDTGVKETPDKVKQFSDMVALVGNVLIQEGMDEADDEEYVKLSKQMLDAAILAGQAAKQGDADGARKAVGMINQSCDACHEQYR, via the coding sequence ATGAAAGCTTTAAAAATAGTTTGCTTGCTGGGGCTGATCGTGGCCCCCGTGTTTGCCAAGGAACGCCGCGCCGCGCCGCCTCGGTTTGGTGCCGATTCGTTTCGTGGCGTCTTTTTCGAGGACCTCTCCGAATCGGTCGCCGCGTCGCGACCGAGTGTTCAAGCGTTGCGCGGGATCATGCCTCGGGCAGCCGGTCCGGCTGCTGGCGAGCCACAAGAGAGCGAGGATGCGGGAGGCGGTTGGGGCAAGCTGGCAAGCGCTCAGAGTATCGAGGATGAGATCAAGCGACAGAAGCTGAAGTTTGACGCGGATGTGTCGCAACCTGGCGCTTTTAAGAGTGGCGGGTATGTGAACGCCCGGACGGAATTGTCGATCCTGGCGACCTTATTCGGCGTGGTGACGCTGTACGAAGGGGATATTCGTTGGAAAGAGCAAGCCGAGGCGGCGCGCAATCTGTTAGCGCGGACGGCGGGCAATTGCAATTCAGGCTCGATTCAGGTGTTCAACGAGTGCAAGACGCGGAAACAGGATCTGGACGATCTGCTGGGGGGCGGTTCCCTCTCGGGCCCGCCAGCGAAGGCGGAATCGGATTGGCCGATGATCGCCGATCGCTCGGTTTTGATGGGATATTTGGAGACGCTTTCGAAGGAAGAATTGCCCAATTTGACAAACGATGACACAGGGGTCAAAGAGACTCCGGATAAAGTCAAACAATTCAGCGACATGGTCGCGTTGGTCGGCAATGTATTGATTCAAGAAGGGATGGACGAGGCCGACGACGAGGAATATGTCAAACTCTCCAAACAGATGCTCGACGCGGCGATCTTGGCTGGCCAGGCCGCGAAGCAGGGAGATGCCGATGGGGCTCGGAAAGCGGTTGGCATGATCAATCAATCTTGTGATGCCTGTCACGAGCAATACCGCTAA